In Haematobia irritans isolate KBUSLIRL chromosome 1, ASM5000362v1, whole genome shotgun sequence, a genomic segment contains:
- the ppk20 gene encoding pickpocket 20 produces MIWHTNLKKNSLRKDVLLTPKKESTKMVQEGQTKTLMDLLRLYWQQYCEKSTIHGVRYIYDPTLRSIERLIWSALVITSVTLTCIAYGMLSERYSAQKLQTVVENSQYPVFQIPFPAVGVCPNNRINWRKFEAAKAEFLPQAAEPNLIEVFTTFVERMESLSFGQFESFAEMDDINLELLDDIDVSNLTKFMSLRCEDIFVNGECSWRRVPFNCCSFFIMERTELGYCFVFNSVVSPESLVLKEIAGTKYYPYHNSKAGQGSGLIFQIRLSEDMKRPNSKVDDTIMILIKRPEQLYSSGYTISPDTETYVIVRPEVTESSKDIRSLPQEQRHCFFDDENALPNYDFKSQMKIDRNLIMDNCLNVCHEQHLRKYCNCTLPLFFLTADASAEQCRPSHFRCLAKNNDIFSYDKRSEEDAYFSSAKPGMTCSCLIPCNIVEYYTSLTTLPLNSNANSTIDQFYKVDVHYQSEVVIKYRTSLEFTSIDLIANFGGIFGLCLGASMVSAVELLYYLTFGLALYLYDNNYYTVLKERIHTLRMKWAMGIRDTLNEDYDERTTTHSKLSFMHKRPQQKHNHW; encoded by the exons ATGATTTGGCATACAAATCTCAAAAAGAATTCCCTCAGAAAGGATGTTTTGTTAACACCCAAAAAGGAGTCAACCAAAATGGTTCAGGAGGGTCAGACGAAAACATTGATGGATCTTTTACGTTTGTATTGGCAGCAATATtgtgaaaaatctaccattcaTGGAGTTCGCTACATTTACGATCCAACCTTACGCAGTATTGAAAG ATTAATTTGGAGTGCCTTGGTTATAACTTCTGTAACTTTAACGTGCATTGCCTACGGTATGTTGTCTGAACGATATTCAGCACAAAAACTCCAAACTGTTGTGGAAAATTCACAATATCCGGTTTTTCAAATACCTTTTCCGGCTGTTGGCGTTTGTCCCAATAATCGCATTAACTGGAGAAAATTTGAAGCTGCCAAAGCAGAATTTTTGCCGCAGGCAGCAGAGCCAAACCTAATCGAGGTGTTCACCACTTTTGTGGAGAGAATGGAATCACTGTCGTTTGGGCAATTTGAAAGTTTTGCCGAAATGGATGACATCAATTTGGAACTGTTGGATGACATTGATGTGAGCAACCTGACAAAGTTTATGTCTCTACGCTGTGAGGATATATTTGTGAATGGAGAATGTTCCTGGAGGCGTGTGCCTTTCAATTGTTGTTCCTTTTTCATAATGGAGCGCACAGAATTGGGTTACTGTTTTGTATTTAATTCGGTTGTGTCACCGGAATCTTTGGTCTTGAAG GAAATCGCAGGAACTAAATATTATCCTTATCACAATTCTAAAGCTGGCCAAGGTTCAggtttaatatttcaaatcagATTATCCGAAGATATGAAGAGGCCAAATTCCAAAGTTGATGATACCATAATG ATTTTAATAAAACGCCCTGAGCAATTATACAGTAGTGGTTATACAATTTCTCCCGACACCGAGACCTATGTCATAGTCCGCCCAGAAGTTACCGAAAGCTCCAAGGATATACGCTCTTTGCCTCAAGAACAACGTCATTGTTTCTTTGATGATGAGAATGCCTTGCCCAACTACGACTTCAAATCACAAATGAAAATTGATAGAAATCTAATAATGGACAATTGTCTAAATGTTTGTCACGAACAACATCTAAGAAAATATTGCAATTGTACTCTACCTTTGTTCTTTCTAACTGCAGATGCTTCGG CGGAGCAATGTCGTCCTTCACATTTTCGTTGTTTGGCAAAGAATAATG ACATTTTCAGCTACGACAAACGATCGGAGGAGGATGCTTATTTTAGTTCTGCTAAACCTGGAATGACCTGCTCATGTTTAATTCCTTGCAATATTGTGGAATACTACACATCTCTCACCACGTTACCCTTAAATTCAAACGCtaa ctCCACTATAGATCAGTTTTACAAAGTTGATGTTCACTATCAATCAGAAGTGGTTATAAAATATCGCACTAGTTTGGAATTCACCAGCATTGACTTAATAG ctAATTTTGGTGGCATTTTCGGACTTTGTCTGGGTGCTTCAATGGTTAGTGCGGTGGAATTGTTGTACTACCTTACCTTCGGCTTGGCTTTATATTTATATGACAACAACTACTATACCGTATTGAAGGAACGTATTCACACTTTGAGAATGAAATGGGCCATGGGCATTAGGGACACCCTTAATGAAGATTATGATGAGAGAACGACTACACATAGTAAATTATCGTTTATGCATAAACGTCCACAGCAAAAACATAATCATTGGTGA
- the ppk30 gene encoding pickpocket 30 translates to MALAENKVITNKATCDSLNSEKQLREVKNYNESFEQNVSSSKANENNVAATGAICIRCTNKGVIYYLASNTSYKAKFIRAFIIVVATICAAYVCILSSRRYFYTWVQTVIERTDVHVSEIPFPAITICPVRGLNLLRLEQEATSFLKLPTQQRKTDKELHELHMLLNTLNELMWPNMENMDIETFRMATTPSYHPNQTLNVQHFLETLASGLQVETQDYKIDILRDTLAPAELNRLLYFLSFECEDIFAECTWKRAKISCCSIFRKLHTYRGVCYSFNSILVENPVPSWPWVVAESGLQTGLRAILKRGSFGQYYERVAAMVHDPKEIGSSDINYMDSERVVITVNPLRFTADSDIHSVKPELRHCYFTSELKLLGKSRSNCIRNCRMEFIERHCNCTYFFPVATKNATIQPAVMPICRVSNLKCIYKYRDTILSTGNIIQENEEDGPPQSWDCKCYPNCNYIQYRTTVNTDHGVTTSRGTDYIDLQVQYQHDTLFSYRSSLCFTLLDLIVSYGGIAGLFLGLSLVGIIEVLHDVIVCWKLKTQKKVAMPNNKEM, encoded by the exons ATGGCTTTGGCGGAAAACAAAGTCATCACGAACAAAGCAACTTGTGATAGTCTTAACTCAGAGAAACAATTACGGGAAGTGAAAAATTACAATGAGTCCTTCGAACAAAATGTTTCTTCGTCAAAGGCAAATGAAAATAATGTAGCAGCGACAGGAGCAATCTGTATACGTTGCACTAATAAAggagtgatatattatttggcatcAAATACCTCATACAAAGCTAA ATTCATTCGAGCTTTCATTATAGTTGTGGCCACCATCTGTGCAGCCTATGTGTGTATATTGTCTTCACGTCGCTATTTTTATACCTGGGTACAAACCGTGATCGAACGTACGGATGTACATGTTTCGGAAATACCATTTCCGGCCATTACAATATGTCCAGTCAGAGGATTAAATCTTTTACGCTTGGAACAGGAGGCAACATCATTTCTTAAATTGCCAACACAACAACGAAAGACAGATAAAGAGTTGCATGAGCTACACATGTTGCTGAACACCTTAAATGAGCTTATGTGgccaaatatggaaaatatggacATCGAGACATTTCGAATGGCCACAACACCGTCTTATCATCCCAATCAAACGTTAAAcgtacaacattttttagaaactttggcctctggtcTGCAGGTTGAGACTCAAGACTATAAAATCGATATATTAAGAGACACACTTGCCCCTGCCGAATTGAATCGcttgttgtattttttatccTTTGAATGTGAAGACATATTTGCCGAGTGTACTTGGAAGAGAGCAAAAATATCCTGTTGTAGTATATTTCGAAAACTGCATACTTACAGAGGTGTCTGTTATTCATTCAATTCAATATTGGTAGAG AATCCCGTACCATCCTGGCCATGGGTTGTAGCTGAATCAGGTTTACAAACTGGATTGAGAGCCATTCTAAAACGAGGATCCTTTGGTCAGTACTATGAAAGAGTGGCG GCTATGGTCCATGATCCGAAAGAGATTGGTTCATCAGATATCAACTACATGGATAGTGAACGTGTAGTTATTACAGTTAACCCTCTACGTTTTACTGCAGATTCGGATATTCATTCGGTAAAACCGGAACTAAGGCATTGTTATTTTACC AGTGAGTTGAAACTTCTGGGTAAAAGTCGTAGTAATTGCATCCGAAATTGCCGCATGGAGTTTATTGAGAGACATTGTAATTGCACATATTTCTTTCCGGTGGCCACCAAAAATGCTACGATACAACCCGCTGTAATGCCAATCTGCAGGGTTTCCAACTTGAAATGCATTTACAAATATAGAG ATACCATTCTCTCAACTGGAAATATTATTCAAGAAAATGAAGAAGACGGTCCTCCCCAGTCTTGGGACTGTAAATGTTACCCCAATTGCAATTACATACAATATCGAACAACAGTGAATACAGACCATGGGGTAACTACATCACGAGGTACAGACTACATTGATCTACAGGTTCAATATCAGCACGACACATTATTTTCCTATCGATCGAGTCTTTGCTTTACACTCTTGGATTTAATTG TATCCTATGGTGGCATAGCCGGTTTATTTTTGGGACTTTCATTGGTTGGCATCATTGAAGTGCTGCATGATGTTATCGTCTGTTGGAAattaaaaacccaaaaaaaggTTGCAATGCCAAACAACAAAGAAATGTAA